One genomic window of Physeter macrocephalus isolate SW-GA unplaced genomic scaffold, ASM283717v5 random_1, whole genome shotgun sequence includes the following:
- the SIPA1 gene encoding signal-induced proliferation-associated protein 1 isoform X2: MWAGGVGSPRRGPAPAPTDDLFARKLRQPARPPLTPHTFEPRPARGPLLRSGSDAGEARPPTPASPRARAHSHEETGRPAAPPARFFSDPLALLGLPVEEPEPEFPPVPEPRWFAHYDVQSLLFDWASRPRGTGGHAEAGSGTPASAQDQTAGSDLLLEAPGFVSELGGEGELGLGGLASPPVPPSLPNAAVSVLEEPQNRTSAYSLEHADLGAGYYRKYFYGKEHQNFFGLDEVLGPVAVSLRREEKESSGGGTLHSYRIIVRTTQLRTLRGTISEDALPPGPPRGLSPRKLLEHVASRLSPTCLRLGSASPKVPRTLLTLDEQVLSFQRKVGILYCRAGQGSEEEMYNNQDAGPSFMQFLTLLGDVVRLKGFESYRAQLDTKTDSTGTHSLYTTYQDHEIMFHVSTMLPYTPNNQQQLLRKRHIGNNIVTIVFQEPGSKPFCPTTIRSHFQHVFLVVRAHAPCTPHTSYRVAVSRTQDTPAFGPALPPGGGPFAANADFRALLLAKALNGEQAAGHARQFHAMATRTRQQYLQDLATNEVTTTSLDSASRFGLPSLGGRRRASPRGPGAELQAAGALVWGVRAAPGARGATGAEAGGPDGAEVPCLLGISAEALVLVAPRDGRVVFNCACRDVLAWTFSEQQLDLYHGRGEAIMLRFDGPPGQAVGEVVTRLQLVSRGCETRELALPRDGQGRLGFEVDAEGFVTHVERFTFAETTGLRPGARLLRVCGQTLPSLGPEAAAQLLRSAPKVCVTVLTPDESGRPRRSFSELYMLSLQEPGRRGAPEPVQDEAPAVALLPTTKQLLQVCLNDGGGPPGPRDLAEERTEFLHSQNPPSPCSSLSDEAPVLPNTTPDLLLATTAKPAAPSAGRATPPTQQGPGSRSGCEDRGDPAPELRASFLPRTLSLRNSISKIMSEAGSETLEDEWQSISEIASTCNTILESLSREGPPIPESRDARGTPKSDAEPEPGSLSEKVSHLESMLRKLQDDLQKEKADRAALEEEVRSLRHNNRRLQAESESAATRLLLASKQLGSATSDPA, translated from the exons ATGTGGGCCGGCGGCGTGGGGAGTCCTCGGCGGGGCCCGGCCCCTGCGCCCACCGACGACCTCTTCGCCCGCAAGCTGCGCCAGCCGGCGCGGCCCCCGCTGACGCCACACACCTTCGAGCCCAGGCCAGCCCGCGGCCCGCTCCTGCGCAGCGGCAGCGATGCGGGCGAGGCCCGGCCCCCGACGCCGGCCAGCCCTCGCGCCCGCGCCCACAGCCACGAGGAGACCGGCCGCCCCGCCGCGCCCCCTGCCCGCTTCTTCTCCGACCCGCTGGCGCTGCTGGGGCTGCCGGTCGAGGAGCCGGAGCCCGAGTTCCCGCCCGTGCCCGAGCCTCGCTGGTTCGCCCACTATGACGTGCAGAGCCTGCTCTTTGACTGGGCTTCGAGGCCCCGCGGGACGGGGGGCCACGCAGAGGCGGGCTCTGGGACCCCCGCCTCGGCTCAGGACCAGACTGCCGGCTCCGACCTGCTGCTCGAGGCGCCTGGCTTCGTGAGTGAGCTCGGGGGTGAGGGCGAGCTGGGACTGGGTGGACTGGCGTCTCCACCTGTGCCCCCCTCACTGCCCAACGCGGCCGTGTCCGTCCTGGAGGAGCCACAGAACCGAACCTCGGCCTACAGCCTGGAGCATGCAGACCTGGGCGCTGGCTACTACCGCAAGTACTTCTACGGCAAAG AACACCAGAACTTCTTCGGACTGGACGAGGTGCTGGGCCCGGTGGCGGTGAGCCTGCGGCgggaggagaaggagagcagCGGAGGGGGCACTCTGCACAGCTACCGCATCATCGTGCGGACCACGCAG CTCCGGACCCTCCGCGGCACCATCTCGGAGGACGCGCTGCCGCCAGGGCCCCCGAGAGGCCTGTCCCCGAGGAAGCTTCTAGAGCACGTGGCATCGCGGCTGAGCCCGACCTGCCTGCGCCTGGGCTCGGCTTCACCGAAGGTGCCCCGCACGCTGCTTACACTGGACGAGCAAGTG CTGAGCTTCCAGCGCAAGGTGGGCATCCTGTACTGCCGGGCGGGCCAGGGCTCGGAGGAGGAGATGTATAACAACCAGGACGCAGGACCCTCCTTCATGCAGTTCCTCACCCTGCTGGGTGACGTGGTGCGGCTCAAAGGCTTTGAGAGCTACCGGGCCCAGCTGGACACCAAAA CGGATTCCACGGGCACGCACTCCCTCTACACCACGTACCAGGACCATGAGATCATGTTCCACGTGTCCACGATGCTGCCTTACACCCCCAATAACCAGCAGCAG CTCCTGCGGAAGCGCCACATTGGCAACAACATTGTGACCATCGTGTTCCAGGAACCCGGCAGCAAGCCCTTCTGCCCCACCACCATACGCTCGCACTTCCAGCACGTATTCCTAGTCGTGCGGGCCCACGCGCCCTGCACTCCGCACACCTCCTACAG GGTGGCTGTGAGCCGCACCCAGGACACCCCGGCCTTTGGGCCGGCTCTGCCCCCTGGCGGAGGACCCTTTGCGGCCAATGCCGACTTCCGGGCCCTCCTGTTGGCCAAGGCGCTCAATGGTGAGCAGGCGGCGGGCCACGCACGCCAGTTCCACGCCATGGCCACGCGCACGCGCCAGCAGTATCTGCAGGACCTGGCCACCAACGAGGTGACCACCACGTCGCTGGACTCGGCTTCCCGCTTCGGCCTGCCTTCCCTGGGCGGGAGGCGGCGGGCGTCCCCCCGGGGCCCGGGCGCCGAGCTGCAGGCGGCAGGGGCGCTGGTGTGGGGCGTCCGCGCGGCGCCCGGGGCGCGGGGCGCGACCGGAGCCGAGGCGGGCGGCCCTGACGGCGCAGAGGTGCCATGTCTGCTGGGCATCTCGGCCGAGGCGCTGGTGCTGGTGGCGCCGCGCGACGGCCGCGTAGTCTTCAACTGCGCCTGTCGCGACGTGCTGGCCTGGACCTTCTCCGAGCAGCAGCTCGACCTGTACCACGGCCGCGGGGAGGCGATCATGCTGCGGTTCGACGGGCCCCCCGGCCAAGCCGTTGGCGAGGTCGTGACGCGCCTGCAG CTGGTGAGCCGCGGCTGCGAGACCCGCGAGCTGGCGCTGCCCCGCGACGGCCAAGGCCGCCTGGGCTTCGAGGTGGACGCCGAGGGCTTCGTCACGCACGTGGAGCGCTTCACGTTCGCGGAGACGACGGGGCTGCGGCCTGGGGCGCGCCTGCTGCGCGTGTGTGGCCAGACGCTGCCCAGTCTCGGCCCCGAGGCCGCTGCCCAGCTGCTGCGCTCGGCGCCCAAGGTCTGCGTCACCGTCCTGACCCCCGACGAGAGCGGCCGGCCCCGCAG GAGCTTTTCGGAGCTGTACATGCTGTCTCTGCAGGAGCCCGGCCGGCGGGGGGCTCCCGAGCCGGTGCAGGATGAGGCCCCAGCAGTGGCCCTACTGCCCACCACGAAGCAGCTGCTGCAGGTGTGCCTGAACGATGGCGGTGGTCCTCCAGGGCCCAGGGACCTGGCCGAGGAGAGGACCGAGTTCCTGCACAGCCAGAACCCTCCATCACCCTGCAG CTCCCTGTCTGACGAGGCCCCGGTCCTGCCCAACACCACCCCGGACCTCCTCCTTGCCACCACGGCCAAGCCGGCAGCACCCAGTGCTGGCAGGGCGACACCCCCCACCCAG CAGGGGCCAGGCAGCCGCAGTGGCTGTGAGGACAGGGGTGACCCAGCCCCGGAGCTGAGGGCCTCCTTCTTGCCACGAACCTTGTCTCTGAGGAACTCCATCAGCAAAA TCATGTCAGAGGCGGGCAGCGAGACCCTGGAAGACGAGTGGCAGTCCATCTCAGAGATCGCCTCCACCTGCAACACCATCCTGGAGTCGCTCTCCCGGGAGG GGCCGCCCATCCCAGAGAGCAGAGATGCCAGGGGAACTCCAAAATCTGACGCTGA GCCAGAACCCGGGAGCCTGTCTGAGAAGGTCTCTCACCTGGAGTCCATGCTCAGGAAGCTGCAGGATGACCTGCAGAAG gaGAAGGCGGACAGGGcggccctggaggaggaggtgcgGAGCCTGCGGCACAACAACCGGCGGCTGCAGGCCGAGTCAGAGAGCGCGGCCACGCGCCTGCTCCTGGCCTCCAAGCAGCTGGGCTCCGCCACCAGCGACCCGGCCTGA
- the SIPA1 gene encoding signal-induced proliferation-associated protein 1 isoform X4: MWAGGVGSPRRGPAPAPTDDLFARKLRQPARPPLTPHTFEPRPARGPLLRSGSDAGEARPPTPASPRARAHSHEETGRPAAPPARFFSDPLALLGLPVEEPEPEFPPVPEPRWFAHYDVQSLLFDWASRPRGTGGHAEAGSGTPASAQDQTAGSDLLLEAPGFVSELGGEGELGLGGLASPPVPPSLPNAAVSVLEEPQNRTSAYSLEHADLGAGYYRKYFYGKEHQNFFGLDEVLGPVAVSLRREEKESSGGGTLHSYRIIVRTTQLRTLRGTISEDALPPGPPRGLSPRKLLEHVASRLSPTCLRLGSASPKVPRTLLTLDEQVLSFQRKVGILYCRAGQGSEEEMYNNQDAGPSFMQFLTLLGDVVRLKGFESYRAQLDTKTDSTGTHSLYTTYQDHEIMFHVSTMLPYTPNNQQQLLRKRHIGNNIVTIVFQEPGSKPFCPTTIRSHFQHVFLVVRAHAPCTPHTSYRVAVSRTQDTPAFGPALPPGGGPFAANADFRALLLAKALNGEQAAGHARQFHAMATRTRQQYLQDLATNEVTTTSLDSASRFGLPSLGGRRRASPRGPGAELQAAGALVWGVRAAPGARGATGAEAGGPDGAEVPCLLGISAEALVLVAPRDGRVVFNCACRDVLAWTFSEQQLDLYHGRGEAIMLRFDGPPGQAVGEVVTRLQLVSRGCETRELALPRDGQGRLGFEVDAEGFVTHVERFTFAETTGLRPGARLLRVCGQTLPSLGPEAAAQLLRSAPKVCVTVLTPDESGRPRRSFSELYMLSLQEPGRRGAPEPVQDEAPAVALLPTTKQLLQVCLNDGGGPPGPRDLAEERTEFLHSQNPPSPCSSLSDEAPVLPNTTPDLLLATTAKPAAPSAGRATPPTQQGPGSRSGCEDRGDPAPELRASFLPRTLSLRNSISKSESGARWGSRSGAGGGLACASLAERGSGAHSHVRGGQRDPGRRVAVHLRDRLHLQHHPGVALPGGAAHPREQRCQGNSKI; encoded by the exons ATGTGGGCCGGCGGCGTGGGGAGTCCTCGGCGGGGCCCGGCCCCTGCGCCCACCGACGACCTCTTCGCCCGCAAGCTGCGCCAGCCGGCGCGGCCCCCGCTGACGCCACACACCTTCGAGCCCAGGCCAGCCCGCGGCCCGCTCCTGCGCAGCGGCAGCGATGCGGGCGAGGCCCGGCCCCCGACGCCGGCCAGCCCTCGCGCCCGCGCCCACAGCCACGAGGAGACCGGCCGCCCCGCCGCGCCCCCTGCCCGCTTCTTCTCCGACCCGCTGGCGCTGCTGGGGCTGCCGGTCGAGGAGCCGGAGCCCGAGTTCCCGCCCGTGCCCGAGCCTCGCTGGTTCGCCCACTATGACGTGCAGAGCCTGCTCTTTGACTGGGCTTCGAGGCCCCGCGGGACGGGGGGCCACGCAGAGGCGGGCTCTGGGACCCCCGCCTCGGCTCAGGACCAGACTGCCGGCTCCGACCTGCTGCTCGAGGCGCCTGGCTTCGTGAGTGAGCTCGGGGGTGAGGGCGAGCTGGGACTGGGTGGACTGGCGTCTCCACCTGTGCCCCCCTCACTGCCCAACGCGGCCGTGTCCGTCCTGGAGGAGCCACAGAACCGAACCTCGGCCTACAGCCTGGAGCATGCAGACCTGGGCGCTGGCTACTACCGCAAGTACTTCTACGGCAAAG AACACCAGAACTTCTTCGGACTGGACGAGGTGCTGGGCCCGGTGGCGGTGAGCCTGCGGCgggaggagaaggagagcagCGGAGGGGGCACTCTGCACAGCTACCGCATCATCGTGCGGACCACGCAG CTCCGGACCCTCCGCGGCACCATCTCGGAGGACGCGCTGCCGCCAGGGCCCCCGAGAGGCCTGTCCCCGAGGAAGCTTCTAGAGCACGTGGCATCGCGGCTGAGCCCGACCTGCCTGCGCCTGGGCTCGGCTTCACCGAAGGTGCCCCGCACGCTGCTTACACTGGACGAGCAAGTG CTGAGCTTCCAGCGCAAGGTGGGCATCCTGTACTGCCGGGCGGGCCAGGGCTCGGAGGAGGAGATGTATAACAACCAGGACGCAGGACCCTCCTTCATGCAGTTCCTCACCCTGCTGGGTGACGTGGTGCGGCTCAAAGGCTTTGAGAGCTACCGGGCCCAGCTGGACACCAAAA CGGATTCCACGGGCACGCACTCCCTCTACACCACGTACCAGGACCATGAGATCATGTTCCACGTGTCCACGATGCTGCCTTACACCCCCAATAACCAGCAGCAG CTCCTGCGGAAGCGCCACATTGGCAACAACATTGTGACCATCGTGTTCCAGGAACCCGGCAGCAAGCCCTTCTGCCCCACCACCATACGCTCGCACTTCCAGCACGTATTCCTAGTCGTGCGGGCCCACGCGCCCTGCACTCCGCACACCTCCTACAG GGTGGCTGTGAGCCGCACCCAGGACACCCCGGCCTTTGGGCCGGCTCTGCCCCCTGGCGGAGGACCCTTTGCGGCCAATGCCGACTTCCGGGCCCTCCTGTTGGCCAAGGCGCTCAATGGTGAGCAGGCGGCGGGCCACGCACGCCAGTTCCACGCCATGGCCACGCGCACGCGCCAGCAGTATCTGCAGGACCTGGCCACCAACGAGGTGACCACCACGTCGCTGGACTCGGCTTCCCGCTTCGGCCTGCCTTCCCTGGGCGGGAGGCGGCGGGCGTCCCCCCGGGGCCCGGGCGCCGAGCTGCAGGCGGCAGGGGCGCTGGTGTGGGGCGTCCGCGCGGCGCCCGGGGCGCGGGGCGCGACCGGAGCCGAGGCGGGCGGCCCTGACGGCGCAGAGGTGCCATGTCTGCTGGGCATCTCGGCCGAGGCGCTGGTGCTGGTGGCGCCGCGCGACGGCCGCGTAGTCTTCAACTGCGCCTGTCGCGACGTGCTGGCCTGGACCTTCTCCGAGCAGCAGCTCGACCTGTACCACGGCCGCGGGGAGGCGATCATGCTGCGGTTCGACGGGCCCCCCGGCCAAGCCGTTGGCGAGGTCGTGACGCGCCTGCAG CTGGTGAGCCGCGGCTGCGAGACCCGCGAGCTGGCGCTGCCCCGCGACGGCCAAGGCCGCCTGGGCTTCGAGGTGGACGCCGAGGGCTTCGTCACGCACGTGGAGCGCTTCACGTTCGCGGAGACGACGGGGCTGCGGCCTGGGGCGCGCCTGCTGCGCGTGTGTGGCCAGACGCTGCCCAGTCTCGGCCCCGAGGCCGCTGCCCAGCTGCTGCGCTCGGCGCCCAAGGTCTGCGTCACCGTCCTGACCCCCGACGAGAGCGGCCGGCCCCGCAG GAGCTTTTCGGAGCTGTACATGCTGTCTCTGCAGGAGCCCGGCCGGCGGGGGGCTCCCGAGCCGGTGCAGGATGAGGCCCCAGCAGTGGCCCTACTGCCCACCACGAAGCAGCTGCTGCAGGTGTGCCTGAACGATGGCGGTGGTCCTCCAGGGCCCAGGGACCTGGCCGAGGAGAGGACCGAGTTCCTGCACAGCCAGAACCCTCCATCACCCTGCAG CTCCCTGTCTGACGAGGCCCCGGTCCTGCCCAACACCACCCCGGACCTCCTCCTTGCCACCACGGCCAAGCCGGCAGCACCCAGTGCTGGCAGGGCGACACCCCCCACCCAG CAGGGGCCAGGCAGCCGCAGTGGCTGTGAGGACAGGGGTGACCCAGCCCCGGAGCTGAGGGCCTCCTTCTTGCCACGAACCTTGTCTCTGAGGAACTCCATCAGCAAAAGTGAGTCTGGAGCCAGGTGGGGGTCTCGGAGCGGGGCGGGAGGAGGCCTGGCCTGCGCTTCCCTAGCTGAGCGCGGCTCCGGTGCCCACAGTCATGTCAGAGGCGGGCAGCGAGACCCTGGAAGACGAGTGGCAGTCCATCTCAGAGATCGCCTCCACCTGCAACACCATCCTGGAGTCGCTCTCCCGGGAGG GGCCGCCCATCCCAGAGAGCAGAGATGCCAGGGGAACTCCAAAATCTGA
- the SIPA1 gene encoding signal-induced proliferation-associated protein 1 isoform X1, with product MWAGGVGSPRRGPAPAPTDDLFARKLRQPARPPLTPHTFEPRPARGPLLRSGSDAGEARPPTPASPRARAHSHEETGRPAAPPARFFSDPLALLGLPVEEPEPEFPPVPEPRWFAHYDVQSLLFDWASRPRGTGGHAEAGSGTPASAQDQTAGSDLLLEAPGFVSELGGEGELGLGGLASPPVPPSLPNAAVSVLEEPQNRTSAYSLEHADLGAGYYRKYFYGKEHQNFFGLDEVLGPVAVSLRREEKESSGGGTLHSYRIIVRTTQLRTLRGTISEDALPPGPPRGLSPRKLLEHVASRLSPTCLRLGSASPKVPRTLLTLDEQVLSFQRKVGILYCRAGQGSEEEMYNNQDAGPSFMQFLTLLGDVVRLKGFESYRAQLDTKTDSTGTHSLYTTYQDHEIMFHVSTMLPYTPNNQQQLLRKRHIGNNIVTIVFQEPGSKPFCPTTIRSHFQHVFLVVRAHAPCTPHTSYRVAVSRTQDTPAFGPALPPGGGPFAANADFRALLLAKALNGEQAAGHARQFHAMATRTRQQYLQDLATNEVTTTSLDSASRFGLPSLGGRRRASPRGPGAELQAAGALVWGVRAAPGARGATGAEAGGPDGAEVPCLLGISAEALVLVAPRDGRVVFNCACRDVLAWTFSEQQLDLYHGRGEAIMLRFDGPPGQAVGEVVTRLQLVSRGCETRELALPRDGQGRLGFEVDAEGFVTHVERFTFAETTGLRPGARLLRVCGQTLPSLGPEAAAQLLRSAPKVCVTVLTPDESGRPRRSFSELYMLSLQEPGRRGAPEPVQDEAPAVALLPTTKQLLQVCLNDGGGPPGPRDLAEERTEFLHSQNPPSPCSSLSDEAPVLPNTTPDLLLATTAKPAAPSAGRATPPTQGPGSRSGCEDRGDPAPELRASFLPRTLSLRNSISKIMSEAGSETLEDEWQSISEIASTCNTILESLSREGPPIPESRDARGTPKSDAEPEPGSLSEKVSHLESMLRKLQDDLQKVTRWLRAVGSHRAAPEEGPGAGHADSCLAPPPPRRRRTGRPWRRRCGACGTTTGGCRPSQRARPRACSWPPSSWAPPPATRPEAGGSSLSPAADLLELPGRSLGAPGPQQAPGPPQGLSLREAHPSTAPAPRPVIWWHFGGEVAPLPPFPICKYSVEKRGLQGIKEPRLFVSTQVFTT from the exons ATGTGGGCCGGCGGCGTGGGGAGTCCTCGGCGGGGCCCGGCCCCTGCGCCCACCGACGACCTCTTCGCCCGCAAGCTGCGCCAGCCGGCGCGGCCCCCGCTGACGCCACACACCTTCGAGCCCAGGCCAGCCCGCGGCCCGCTCCTGCGCAGCGGCAGCGATGCGGGCGAGGCCCGGCCCCCGACGCCGGCCAGCCCTCGCGCCCGCGCCCACAGCCACGAGGAGACCGGCCGCCCCGCCGCGCCCCCTGCCCGCTTCTTCTCCGACCCGCTGGCGCTGCTGGGGCTGCCGGTCGAGGAGCCGGAGCCCGAGTTCCCGCCCGTGCCCGAGCCTCGCTGGTTCGCCCACTATGACGTGCAGAGCCTGCTCTTTGACTGGGCTTCGAGGCCCCGCGGGACGGGGGGCCACGCAGAGGCGGGCTCTGGGACCCCCGCCTCGGCTCAGGACCAGACTGCCGGCTCCGACCTGCTGCTCGAGGCGCCTGGCTTCGTGAGTGAGCTCGGGGGTGAGGGCGAGCTGGGACTGGGTGGACTGGCGTCTCCACCTGTGCCCCCCTCACTGCCCAACGCGGCCGTGTCCGTCCTGGAGGAGCCACAGAACCGAACCTCGGCCTACAGCCTGGAGCATGCAGACCTGGGCGCTGGCTACTACCGCAAGTACTTCTACGGCAAAG AACACCAGAACTTCTTCGGACTGGACGAGGTGCTGGGCCCGGTGGCGGTGAGCCTGCGGCgggaggagaaggagagcagCGGAGGGGGCACTCTGCACAGCTACCGCATCATCGTGCGGACCACGCAG CTCCGGACCCTCCGCGGCACCATCTCGGAGGACGCGCTGCCGCCAGGGCCCCCGAGAGGCCTGTCCCCGAGGAAGCTTCTAGAGCACGTGGCATCGCGGCTGAGCCCGACCTGCCTGCGCCTGGGCTCGGCTTCACCGAAGGTGCCCCGCACGCTGCTTACACTGGACGAGCAAGTG CTGAGCTTCCAGCGCAAGGTGGGCATCCTGTACTGCCGGGCGGGCCAGGGCTCGGAGGAGGAGATGTATAACAACCAGGACGCAGGACCCTCCTTCATGCAGTTCCTCACCCTGCTGGGTGACGTGGTGCGGCTCAAAGGCTTTGAGAGCTACCGGGCCCAGCTGGACACCAAAA CGGATTCCACGGGCACGCACTCCCTCTACACCACGTACCAGGACCATGAGATCATGTTCCACGTGTCCACGATGCTGCCTTACACCCCCAATAACCAGCAGCAG CTCCTGCGGAAGCGCCACATTGGCAACAACATTGTGACCATCGTGTTCCAGGAACCCGGCAGCAAGCCCTTCTGCCCCACCACCATACGCTCGCACTTCCAGCACGTATTCCTAGTCGTGCGGGCCCACGCGCCCTGCACTCCGCACACCTCCTACAG GGTGGCTGTGAGCCGCACCCAGGACACCCCGGCCTTTGGGCCGGCTCTGCCCCCTGGCGGAGGACCCTTTGCGGCCAATGCCGACTTCCGGGCCCTCCTGTTGGCCAAGGCGCTCAATGGTGAGCAGGCGGCGGGCCACGCACGCCAGTTCCACGCCATGGCCACGCGCACGCGCCAGCAGTATCTGCAGGACCTGGCCACCAACGAGGTGACCACCACGTCGCTGGACTCGGCTTCCCGCTTCGGCCTGCCTTCCCTGGGCGGGAGGCGGCGGGCGTCCCCCCGGGGCCCGGGCGCCGAGCTGCAGGCGGCAGGGGCGCTGGTGTGGGGCGTCCGCGCGGCGCCCGGGGCGCGGGGCGCGACCGGAGCCGAGGCGGGCGGCCCTGACGGCGCAGAGGTGCCATGTCTGCTGGGCATCTCGGCCGAGGCGCTGGTGCTGGTGGCGCCGCGCGACGGCCGCGTAGTCTTCAACTGCGCCTGTCGCGACGTGCTGGCCTGGACCTTCTCCGAGCAGCAGCTCGACCTGTACCACGGCCGCGGGGAGGCGATCATGCTGCGGTTCGACGGGCCCCCCGGCCAAGCCGTTGGCGAGGTCGTGACGCGCCTGCAG CTGGTGAGCCGCGGCTGCGAGACCCGCGAGCTGGCGCTGCCCCGCGACGGCCAAGGCCGCCTGGGCTTCGAGGTGGACGCCGAGGGCTTCGTCACGCACGTGGAGCGCTTCACGTTCGCGGAGACGACGGGGCTGCGGCCTGGGGCGCGCCTGCTGCGCGTGTGTGGCCAGACGCTGCCCAGTCTCGGCCCCGAGGCCGCTGCCCAGCTGCTGCGCTCGGCGCCCAAGGTCTGCGTCACCGTCCTGACCCCCGACGAGAGCGGCCGGCCCCGCAG GAGCTTTTCGGAGCTGTACATGCTGTCTCTGCAGGAGCCCGGCCGGCGGGGGGCTCCCGAGCCGGTGCAGGATGAGGCCCCAGCAGTGGCCCTACTGCCCACCACGAAGCAGCTGCTGCAGGTGTGCCTGAACGATGGCGGTGGTCCTCCAGGGCCCAGGGACCTGGCCGAGGAGAGGACCGAGTTCCTGCACAGCCAGAACCCTCCATCACCCTGCAG CTCCCTGTCTGACGAGGCCCCGGTCCTGCCCAACACCACCCCGGACCTCCTCCTTGCCACCACGGCCAAGCCGGCAGCACCCAGTGCTGGCAGGGCGACACCCCCCACCCAG GGGCCAGGCAGCCGCAGTGGCTGTGAGGACAGGGGTGACCCAGCCCCGGAGCTGAGGGCCTCCTTCTTGCCACGAACCTTGTCTCTGAGGAACTCCATCAGCAAAA TCATGTCAGAGGCGGGCAGCGAGACCCTGGAAGACGAGTGGCAGTCCATCTCAGAGATCGCCTCCACCTGCAACACCATCCTGGAGTCGCTCTCCCGGGAGG GGCCGCCCATCCCAGAGAGCAGAGATGCCAGGGGAACTCCAAAATCTGACGCTGA GCCAGAACCCGGGAGCCTGTCTGAGAAGGTCTCTCACCTGGAGTCCATGCTCAGGAAGCTGCAGGATGACCTGCAGAAGGTGACACGGTGGCTGCGGGCCGTGGGGAGTCACAGGGCTGCCCCAGAAGAGGGGCCAGGGGCTGGCCACGCTGACTCCTGCCTcgccccacctccccccaggaGAAGGCGGACAGGGcggccctggaggaggaggtgcgGAGCCTGCGGCACAACAACCGGCGGCTGCAGGCCGAGTCAGAGAGCGCGGCCACGCGCCTGCTCCTGGCCTCCAAGCAGCTGGGCTCCGCCACCAGCGACCCGGCCTGAAGCCGGAGGGTCCAGCCTCAGCCCGGCCGCCGACCTGCTCGAACTGCCCGGCCGCTCGCTCGGGGCACCTGGGCCACAGCAGGCCCCGGGCCCCCCTCAGGGACTCTCCCTGCGCGAGGCGCATCCTAGCACTGCCCCCGCTCCCCGGCCCGTTATTTGGTGGCATTTTGGTGGCGAAGTTGCCCCTCTACCCCCCTTCCCCATTTGTAAATattctgtggagaaaaggggacttcAGGGAATAAAGGAGCCACGGTTATTTGTGTCCACACAGGTGTTCACGACATGA